CAGCGCGATTTCTAAGGTATTTtttgcctcgcacaactactctgtggaaccagcttcgCCAGcggatacgacttgggaaccttcaaaaaatgAGCCTACACCTTTCTCAAAAGCGGGCAACGCAACTGCTAGCcctctggtgttgcagatgtccatgggcggtggtagtcactttccattggGTGAGACTCCTGCGCGTTTGccaccgataccataaaaaatttttttaaaataatagtataacaaGAACTGAAAACTTGAAATGTTTGGTTTAGGTTGtgttacgtacatacatacatgtatttatttttgattggaTTAATCGTTGCTCTTTGTCTTGTTTTGtctattatttactttacaagaTTAAACAATCTATGACTTCAacttcacttggtggtaaggtTTGTTTTAACCTCCAAACCAAGTTATTCcacagccaaacagcaatacatagttaGTTATGCTTCGGTTTGAATAGTCAATCAGAGAGATGTTAtgatcttagctcccaaggttggtggtgtattggcgaTTTGCTGGTCCGCTTAGCtatggtataaataaaaagttcgaatattttatattttgcaaaaagaaaaaagtaaagttaaagttCGGACTTGCGGAGAAAAATCATCCCAGTGTAATATTTTTGGAAGTAGGCCTTATAATTCAGCTGATCTCGTTCGCTCACATCTATTGAAGAACAGACTTACActcttaatattttagtaagatGTCACATGGTATAAATCACGCATTACCATTTAAGACATATAggtacctatatcataaatatatcatataggCACATATATTACGCAAAACTTGTATTTTACTATAAGTTTTTTTCAGACAATTCATGTAAAAATTATCTACAAATTGAAAGTTAAGCGGGAAAGTTGAGAATTTCTGAGCGCTTTCAAccgtattctatttttaaatctctACGTCTGCACTCCTGAAATAGATAGTGTTGAAGTTTCGGGTGATATTTGTGCGCGGTTTGCTGTTTAAAATTCGAagtaatttctaaattaatttctaattaagCAAACGTTGTcgttttcaaatcaaaatatggtaagtgatataaaaccttttttatttaatccataCTGACGCATTTGTCTACGTGaaagcaatataaattattaaaaataaatttgtgtcATGTCATCCATTTGCCGGGTAATTTTAATCCACGTATGGCTAATGTGTTGTGAAATTTAATGGACGGTGATGGAAATTGATTTAGAACGGCTTAATCGATTTACGTGAAATAGACGATTAGAGTATGAGGTCTATATGGACCAGAGTACGAGAATCGTGTGGCGTTAAGGTAACAAAGGAAATACGCACATAGCATGacgaatttaatttacattttttcgacgaaaatttaaaagtacGTTACGTTATTGTATTTAGTTTCATTCTTATATGTCTCTTTATaacttaatagttttatttcatatgagattcttatatttgtaaaaatacgtaaaaatttatttaaaaatagtttatattgtaACGCTGTTTATTctcataatattaagttttttagaaaaagattattatttagatgTATACCTTTTTGGAATAGTCATGGTATTGAAACCGGGCATACAGCCAATAAGATAATGTTCTTGGTCCATATTATAccatattatatcaataaacgatttctcgttattatttttttatattaatattacgaatCTAATAAAGCGATTTCCAAAACGACATTTGCGCCCTACACTGTCTTATAACATGTCCTTGCTAGGAACGTCTACACGTGACTCCTACAGTGATAGAAAGCTCTGAGATTCTATTttgatataaagaaaaattcttagatttttcgtttttatcaGTTTTGGtattttcttgatataaaatgaatgaaattttaataatggttttatttttttaaattaaatagatttcaGTAGTAAAATCTTATCGCTATGTATAATTAATCGTattcacaatattaaaaaaaaagattcaattatatatttgtaaacattttatgtctTCAGGCGGATCCAGCGCAAGTCCAAGGGGCAGGAAGTGGAGAAGGGCCTGCGGAAGTAAAACCAACTGAAATTCCAAAAGTGGAACCCAAAGCAGTTGTAAGTGGTCTTGGTTATTTCGTTGTTTAATTTGACGATTAATTGATGGTAACATTCAGACTAATACTTTGAAAGTTACCCTATCTGTTCGAATTTGTTCTTATATTCgaagttaaagtaatataatcttACATAACAAATTACGAAATAtgcttaacattaataaaatatttatgatactaAGATAAtagtcttaatatatattactcaaCGGTTCTTTAAGTAACGGTTCTAAAAGTGATAATCAAGTTGTTTTTGTCGTTAAGGAGGAAGACAAAACAGTTGAAAGTGCTTCTAAAATAGATAATGTGCCTGAACAGGCTGTTCCTAAACCAGAAACAGTACAGATAGCAACTCAAACGTCTGTATCTGATGCTAACACGAAAGTAAATGAAGTTCCGTCACAAgaaactgaaacaaaaaaagataCGGTCCCTGATGTTCAAGTAACAGTAGTAGATGCTACAGCAACAGTTCCCACGGTACCTGCTGCTGAAACAAAGATAGATGAAGTGAAATCCGAAGAACCAACATCGactactttaaaaaatgatGAAGCACAACCTCAACAATCTgtgagttaaatatatttattcaatactaattattgacTTGAAATTGATGTTGAATTATTGGGTAACTCGTAAGGTTAGATGGGCACCGTCGCCTTTAAAAATAAGCATTGATAGATATGTAGCATTAGTTACATTGTCAATATATTATCAACTAAGATTCATAGTTATGTTTTGATGTTAACTGATGAGTATATAACCGCCATTGGTTTCTTAATtgcatattaataattcttgaaattattaatcattGGCGCTGAAAATGTTTAAGATCGTTTTACCACTTTATCAGTTTTCGATAGTCTGGTGCCATTTTAATAAAGTcatatttcaagtttttttttttttaattaattcaaacgagatttgatttataattaaaattttatttaattttgtgcaGAGCGATTGGCAACAAAGAGAACAAGAACTTCTCAATAAGATTGAAGAATTAGAAAAGTTTAAGAAGGAAAGGACAGAAGACGGTTTTAAGTTAGAGCTGaaagtaagattatttttttattatggagAATTGAAAGTACCGTTCAGTTTAAGacatcaattatataattctcatacattatataagattaagaaaattttgattcataataaaatcattaatcaaTATGTTTCTTAATTACTAGGTACGCGAAGAAGAAATAGATCTTCTAAAAGCTAGAGTTAAGAATCTAGAAACGGAACTACAAGCGGCTCTGTCTAAGCCTGGTAATAAAAACCACGAGTTAGTGGAGAAAATCAAACTGCAGCATGAAGAGGTTAGTCATATACTCGTCGTTAGAGAATCTTCTAGAAGTTATACGTGTCGATACGATTTTGTGGatctattattatgtataatttttaactgTCAAACTAGTCGTAACAACGACGAAAGTCATTCGTTGCTTCGTTACCTAGACATTATAATAtgttcatacaaataaaaaaaaaaaaaattctgataatgtcaaaaattaaaaaaacacgaCCGACTTGTTTGAAAAACAGCAGTAAGCCTATAACCATACACCATAATaccatttaaaaagttatattggAATACAGAAACTCACATCCAACCGTGAACTCTGAAAACATTACATTCTTTTTTGGGTCGTGCAAAATTCCtagtatacaatacaatatttgaaaaacagaataataaaatacttaaatcttgTGTCCGAAACGTTGGCTTAAGGCAGATCAATTAATTAgacaatcaattaatttattaattaaaaatcaattaatctaAACGCCCATTGGTCGCCTACAGCGTCACCGTCACCGACCAATGACAATTCAGATTAAAGCCAGATTAGTGAGTTTGTTTTTGATTAGCGTTTCAGGAACTGAAGTTTGAGagtaaaatttgatttgaaacgtGTCAGTATTTATAGATTACTTAAATCGAAGTGattgtagattattttattatcagaattgatttaattttaatttgactgcCTCTTTGTGATCATTGAATAAATCTTTGGGCTTATTGCCTGGTCTATGAAACCAGTTCATCAGTAAAGAGGTCGCATTGAAATGAAGACCTCTTCGCTTATACTTTAGATTCAATCCCTTTATTTTCGTAATCTAtaaggtaaaatttaattttattcatatatgtgCACCATTTGATGTGCAGTTGCAATTTTAGTCTGATCTAGTATATCTTGTCGAAAAAAGATCgtcataataagaaaaatataaaatttggtttatttatttttgtagtaacGCGAAAAATACAACACCTTTTCTCTCTTTTTAATTTGAGTAGAAATTCCTCCcaaataaacttaaatcaaacaataatgatataaacacaaaaaaaggTCATATCAGTAATGAAATGTCGATTGTCATGGAGTCAGTAAACCGGAATCCCAACAAAAGACTATgtcaatacatatatatatagggtTACTCACACATTGATAAGTTCATCAAGTACAAGCAATATTAATCTAagcaatcaaatatttattagacacTAGACATCGTAATATTATTCGTAATAATTCGTCAAATACAAAAGCTCAAGATGACACGACATCTTTATTAGATCTGATTGAGCTACGAACAATGCTCTTACTTATATACAGCTCGTATCAAGGTCCTTGTGAAACTAAGAAATTAGATAAAATCGATTAACACAGTTTATTGTGcaattaatatgattaataaatctCTGTCTTCGTGTATTACAATTCATtctgaaagttattttattgaataaaataaagtaaaattttgactaatatgattaaaacaaatgataataaaaaagagGGGGATAGATGccttttttataagaaataaagatTCCCAGCCAGGCACAGATAAttgctaatttaataatattcgaaCTTAACAGTTGCTATCGTAAGTCTAAATCGAATTTTATGAATGTGTGTGTATGATATGAACTATAGTATTCCTATTTCCAACTCCAAGTTATACTTTCTGCTTTCTGAGTTCATATGTCAATATACCACATAGAGTTATTGAGCACTAGTGAGTAGCCTGCGAAACTTCGcggttatttaaaagtttttttaaggttttGAAACCTTatacaggttttgttttgattcatttcattgtaaaatgcAAGTGTCTAATCTATATTTGACGccaaaataatgaaatctcttttaaatgatgtttttattatagaaaatattataaaagtgtacATTCGTTCGGTtaaaattggagtttgtcgataaaaattgactataattttgtttacgtttttaatttttttttgtgtagtaccgctctctaaccggccattatcttttttccgctctcggaaattatttttttgttaaatcgtaacaatttattaagaatcaagaatcctctttaattttctgcacattacggctggagctcttcaaaatgagaccataaccgacttTTTTATGTGCAGCGATCGACGCATAATCACTGGGACGATCTAAACGataaatcggcttacgctattaatgtATAAGACTACAACTTTCCGAGTCCCGATGGCCGAGaactataaattaagataattttcgTATTTGCGGGTTTAACAAGTTACatttggaataataataaaatgcatgCTCGTTTCATACAAATGCCATATTTATTGACGTTTAAAGTTATGGGTTTTCTGATTAAGGTAATTAAGTTATAGAGCCTAGTATTTTTCTCTATCCGTGGTCTATCGAACGCAAAACGAATTATTCAAATCGGATCGGTAGTCAGCGTAGGATATGCTACCCTATAACGTTCAACTATACAAAGCTGTCCAGCTTTAAACATAAATCTTGCTCTAGCTTCTATATTCGTTGAGTTTTTTATGCATATTACACGATTTGGACTTGGATGGACTTGGTTTTTCAGAAACCCATAACTAGGCAAAGTATCCACTTAATGATTTCCATAAATAAGTATACGGTTCATCAAATAGgagaaagattatatttttagagattGTAGATGAGTAGATTAGTCTCTGTATTTCTGACttctctgttttattttttgatttctcgacattttattatttcaaatactcCAGCTCCTCAGCAAAGCCCGCGGAATGATCTTCGACAAAACGAAGATGGTCAAGAATCAGGAACTGCAGATAGAAGCGTTGACGACTCAGGTTCAATCGTTGAAGGATATCAATCAAATTACTAAGGACTTGCTGGAAATAAGAAACTCTGAAGTGAAGGCTATGGAAGTAAGTTAGATTTTAATGATTGTCTTTAAATTGCTGTTTTTCTTTTAGATTAGTATGAAGATATATGAGCAGAATAGTTTTGTCACTCGAATAAGCAGTCACCTCGTCGTATAAACATTACCACTTGCCCTGCCAATTGTAAAGGTACTTAAGATTTTAGGAGTTGCGTCAGAAATACTTTTGCTCACTCTCTTTTTATACGTACATATTTATCGGTTTCTTCAAATCGTAACGTACTAAGCTTCGCTGATTAAAATGCAATCGGGGAATAGAGCAGGAGAAATATAACCTGACTCAAAATATCAGGAAACGTTTACTGGCCTGGCCGGGCTCTCGAGGCCAGGGCCTCGAGATAGCAATAATTACTAGAACCACGAGGCGGACACCAACGTTAGGGCAATATATACACTGACACGAGTGCCTGCTGCACACGAATGGTCACCCGCGCGTGTCGCAGGAGCGGCTGCAGGTGATGGAGGCGCGCTTCAAGGCGGAGAAGGAGCGCTACGAGCTCGTGCTGCGGCGCGCGCAGACGAGCACCAACATCAACGACGACCTGCGCCGCGAGTACGAGACGCAACTCGCGCTCTTCAAGGTATTCGGGGCCCTTGTGACCATGTGTTTTGATATTCATGGCGATACCAACTTTTTCGTAATGTCCGTAATGTCGTCCTCAGGAGCTGAGAGCAAAATACGAGCTAAGAGTTCAAGCTCTGGTCGCCGAGAACAATCGGCTCAAGGAGTTGCCGAACGGGGGAACGTCGGGGTAGTCGTTATCGTCGTCGGAGCGAAACGAGCAGACACACAgttgatttcatttcaaaagaAATGTAAACAGATACAcacgtttgaaataaaaaacacaaatctTAATGCAGTGTTACCACTCAATTGTCATCAGTCTCATAGAAGAGTTTTATaggaagaaactcgaaactcaccgcagaacacgaacgtgaaatgtcagaatgtgatatgccagaatgtgatatgcgacattgactataataatagtaaaaactttttgatacaagtattaaaatagcgtatcaccgtaagtcggaagtgaattcttacagatcTTACAGATTCGTACTGGTGGTTTTTTAAGacctttgattttattaatgcaaaattttgatttattcgtTGAATTCGCCATcgataaatgttttaaacaattcttaattttgaaactaaaatattttccttcaaattTATTCCAATTTTTAAACATCAAAAGGTTTTCAAATTCTTTGAAGTGCCAGTGAGTGAGTTCATTTTCTCTAAACTgacgttaaatataaacataaaaatataatagattgatgagaatttttttggaaaactttaaaataaatctttttgatCAATTTGTCtcgatttttaaaactaaaatgttttttaatgtcgTATAGGATATTTACAGTCACTAAGTGTGACTTGCCGTATTCGGTCGACAACGTAACGTATTTTTCGAGTGTCCTGTTGTGATTTGTGATCTGTTTATGTTTCATACACATTGATTTGAAAAGGACTTAACGTATATTAAGACTGTTTTATAGGAGAGTgtgaattagtaaaaaataatatttatataaagtactgtaatattttttaacgaaaacgccattttaataaagtttcaaaTACTTTTctgatttattattcttttttttttttaaatagaattgcTGGCACTTACATCACGGGTAGTAGGTAAGTGGTTTATAGAGATTAGCAATGTAATATTACCATAACCAGTCCTTGTTAATACGTCGCCAACCAAGGGCTCtgacataatattatgtccCCTATAAG
Above is a genomic segment from Vanessa tameamea isolate UH-Manoa-2023 chromosome 12, ilVanTame1 primary haplotype, whole genome shotgun sequence containing:
- the LOC113398461 gene encoding uncharacterized protein LOC113398461 isoform X2, with translation MADPAQVQGAGSGEGPAEVKPTEIPKVEPKAVEEDKTVESASKIDNVPEQAVPKPETVQIATQTSVSDANTKVNEVPSQETETKKDTVPDVQVTVVDATATVPTVPAAETKIDEVKSEEPTSTTLKNDEAQPQQSSDWQQREQELLNKIEELEKFKKERTEDGFKLELKVREEEIDLLKARVKNLETELQAALSKPGNKNHELVEKIKLQHEELLSKARGMIFDKTKMVKNQELQIEALTTQVQSLKDINQITKDLLEIRNSEVKAMEERLQVMEARFKAEKERYELVLRRAQTSTNINDDLRREYETQLALFKELRAKYELRVQALVAENNRLKELPNGGTSG
- the LOC113398461 gene encoding uncharacterized protein LOC113398461 isoform X1 yields the protein MRSIWTRVRESCGVKADPAQVQGAGSGEGPAEVKPTEIPKVEPKAVEEDKTVESASKIDNVPEQAVPKPETVQIATQTSVSDANTKVNEVPSQETETKKDTVPDVQVTVVDATATVPTVPAAETKIDEVKSEEPTSTTLKNDEAQPQQSSDWQQREQELLNKIEELEKFKKERTEDGFKLELKVREEEIDLLKARVKNLETELQAALSKPGNKNHELVEKIKLQHEELLSKARGMIFDKTKMVKNQELQIEALTTQVQSLKDINQITKDLLEIRNSEVKAMEERLQVMEARFKAEKERYELVLRRAQTSTNINDDLRREYETQLALFKELRAKYELRVQALVAENNRLKELPNGGTSG
- the LOC113398461 gene encoding uncharacterized protein LOC113398461 isoform X3: MRSIWTRVRESCGVKADPAQVQGAGSGEGPAEVKPTEIPKVEPKAVAVPKPETVQIATQTSVSDANTKVNEVPSQETETKKDTVPDVQVTVVDATATVPTVPAAETKIDEVKSEEPTSTTLKNDEAQPQQSSDWQQREQELLNKIEELEKFKKERTEDGFKLELKVREEEIDLLKARVKNLETELQAALSKPGNKNHELVEKIKLQHEELLSKARGMIFDKTKMVKNQELQIEALTTQVQSLKDINQITKDLLEIRNSEVKAMEERLQVMEARFKAEKERYELVLRRAQTSTNINDDLRREYETQLALFKELRAKYELRVQALVAENNRLKELPNGGTSG